TCATAAGAATATGTAATTGGGACAAATGCTATTTCACAAGAAGTTGCAGCCTGATCCTGATCTGTTCTCTACATGTCTAGTGCTTGCGTTGTTACTCTCCTAGAGAATTGATAGTTGCCTGATAAGGATGCGGAACACAAATTTTTGTTTGTATTGTACCAATTCAGAAATCCATCTCAACATACTAACTTTGGTGACTACAGGAGATATTCATGGCCAATATGCTGATCTTCTTCGCCTTTTTGAATATGGTGGATACCCACCACAAGCAAATTATTTGTTCCTTGGGGACTATGTTGATCGTGGTAAGCAGAGCATAGAAACCATATGCCTACTCCTTGCTTACAAGATTAAGTACCCAGAGAACTTCTTCCTGTTAAGGGGTAATCATGAATGTGCTTCTATTAATCGTATATATGGATTCTATGATGAGTGCAAGAGGAGATATAATGTTCGATTGTGGAAAGTTTTTACGGAATGTTTTAACTGCCTTCCGGTTGCTGCACTTGTTGATGACAAGATACTGTGTATGCATGGGGGTTTATCTCCTGAACTAAAGAGCTTGGACCAGATCCGAAATATTGCTCGTCCAGTGGATATTCCAGACCAAGGTCTCCTTTGTGACTTGCTATGGTCAGACCCTGACAAAGATATCGAGGGTTGGGGAGAAAATGATAGAGGTGTCTCTTATACTTTTGGGTCTGACAAGGTGGCTGAGTTTCTTCAGAAGCATGATCTAGATCTCATCTGTCGTGCCCACCAGGTTAGCTGTGGTACACTGAAATTTCATTTAGGTCGCTATTCATTTTGCCTAGCTGTTGAAACAAACACAAACAGCATATTGGAAAAGGATAGACTTTTGTTATGCTTTTGCTCAATTTAGTAGCTCCAGAAATGTGATTCTGATGTAGTATTGCTAACATCGAAGCAGATGAATCATAGGACAGTGATCTTCAGTAACCGTCCGCTTGCTGGAAACTTTATTGAATGAAAAAATCCAATCCAACTGTAATGCATATGGTTAATATCTTTTGGCAGGTTGTGGAAGATGGCTATGAATTCTTTGCAAAGCGCCAACTGGTGACAATATTCTCTGCCCCAAACTATTGTGGGGAATTTGATAATGCTGGTGCTTTGATGAGTGTAGATGGCACTCTG
The DNA window shown above is from Musa acuminata AAA Group cultivar baxijiao chromosome BXJ2-4, Cavendish_Baxijiao_AAA, whole genome shotgun sequence and carries:
- the LOC135611270 gene encoding serine/threonine-protein phosphatase PP1 isozyme 6-like, which gives rise to MPMDAAVLDDIIRRLLETKGGRAVKNAQVTDPEIRQLCVASKEVFVSQPILLELEAPIKICGDIHGQYADLLRLFEYGGYPPQANYLFLGDYVDRGKQSIETICLLLAYKIKYPENFFLLRGNHECASINRIYGFYDECKRRYNVRLWKVFTECFNCLPVAALVDDKILCMHGGLSPELKSLDQIRNIARPVDIPDQGLLCDLLWSDPDKDIEGWGENDRGVSYTFGSDKVAEFLQKHDLDLICRAHQVVEDGYEFFAKRQLVTIFSAPNYCGEFDNAGALMSVDGTLTCSFQILKPADKKKGFGSMLKPGTPPRKGGRC